The sequence TCAAATCATGAAGCCTCTCACCTATATTAAAGCTTGCTAGATAGGGAAAACCTTCTGATTCAATATTTCACAAATTTATAAACACCTCTTAAGAACAGATATAGAGAGGGTTTGTTGCCCTTCTAAATTAAAGCGATAATATTTTTATACAATGATAGGGAATAGAAAGCCTATTAGCTCGGGGCTAAACACCTAAAATCTGATTCTATAAACTTATCCCTTCTTAGAAGGGTATTACCTAAGTTTCGTCTGATAGGCTGCTAAGAAAAATTATGTACGGTTAAAAGAGGCAATTATTCTTCAACGCTTTAGCAGTTAAGATTATTTATCCTTAAGAATTAAGAGAACATAATTTTTTATAGGACTTACTCATGGTGGAAGGAGGCGCTAATGTTTTTAACGACTGGCATACTGCATAGTTTCTAATATTTTTTTGGATAGAATTTAACTGTTCAGCAGTAAAATTTTTAAAATCAATAAGGGGCATATCTTTAACCGGTTCCGTTGCAAATTTTTGAGGAGTTGGTAATTTAAGGAAAACCAAGCTTAGATATGAGACGTATGATGAAGGGTTCCGTTGCAAATTTGGGATCAGGGCGAGCTAAGGCTGCAAGGTGGGATAACGTGGACGCAATTTAGGCGTAAACATTGAAAAGTCGATTGAAAAACTGAACCTGATCTTGGAAGCTTTTTGTCAAATAAATTGTTTGCTCTTTAAGCATCATGGCCATGGCTTCAATCCCCTTGAGGGTTCGATTAGCAGTCTTAAACGATTGGAACCCTAACATAGGCCGGATACGGCGTTTGATGCGTCGATGATCCTGTTCGAGAATGTTGTTGAGATATTTGATTTGCCTATGTTTTATGCGCTGATCTAAGATGCCTTCCTTCTTTAATTCTCCTATAGCTGCAGGATAAGAAGAATGCTTATCAGTAGTAATAGATGAAGGCATATGTTTACATTGCTTCAGCATTTTCTTAAAGAATCGCTTAGCAGCTGCCAGATCCCGAGTATGAGCCAGCATAAAATCAACGGTACGCCCATATTTATCGACTGCTCTATAGAGGTACTTCCATTGGCCTTTAACTTTAATATAAGTTTCATCCACCCTTAAAGACCAAGCTGAAGGGCGAGCATACCAGCGTATTCTTTTCTCAAATTCGGGAGCGTAATGCTGAATCCATCGGTAAATTGTGGTATGGTCAACCTTTATACCTCTTTCACTGATCATTTCTGCTAATTGACGGTAACTAAGGGGATAACGTAAATACCAACGTAGGCATTGCAAGATAACTTCAGGCAGAAAATGGCGATATCTAAACTCTTTAGGCTTCATCATACGTCTCATATCTAAGCTTGGTTTTCCTTAAATTACCAACTCCTCAAAAATTTGCAACGGAACCCAAAAACCTATAATATCTAAAATTTCAATTAATTTCACTTTGCATTCTTAAGATAAAAACAATGAAAATATCTAAATATAAAAAATTGTCTAGTGTAAGAGGTTAGGAATAGCGATTACTCTAAAACTAGTTTAATACAAAGGGCGGCCACACAATGTTGGTAAAGAATAAAAATATGAGGCATATTTTATCAAGGGTTTTATATGTTTTAGTTATGGGCCTCTCATGCGTAAGGGGTTCGGATGAAGATTCATCCAATTCCCTTTCCTTACCAACCCAAATTACTGCTTGGTTCTGGTCGCTTGGGAATATGGTATCTGATTTTCTTTATACTGATCACCAGGAAGAGGGAATTGACCTCAATATACCTCTTTCACTAACAGTAGAAAAAATTAGTCAGATTAGAAATTGGTCTGAATATTCTTTTGAAGCAGGGTGTTATATTGAATCTCTTGATATCAAATATGTAGAGTTAAAAAATACTGCTGAGGCTACCCTTTATATAGAAAAATTTTTTAAACAAAACCCTTATATAAAGCACTTAAAAATAAAAGAGCTTAAGTCTCAATGGACTACCGTACTTTTGCACAATCTTTCTTCTTTAAAAAACTTAGAATCTTTAGAAATAAGCACTCATAGTATAGATCCTAAATTAATCGCAGTCTTTTCTTATAATAAAAAATTAACTTCATTATATTTAAATAATTGTAGAGGAAAAAGGAAAGCCTTACATGCGTTGACTCTTAACACCATTCTTAAATATCTAGATCTAAAAGGTAGCCCGATTAATATTGAGGAAGCAAAAATACTAGCTTCACATAAAACTCTCACCTTTTTAAACTTAGAAGGTAGTAAAATAGGGAGCGAAGGTGCAGAATACTTTGCTCAAAGTACAGTTCTCACTTCTCTGAATTTAGCAGATAATTATATAAAAGATCAGGGAGCCAAAGTATTATCCTTCAATAAAATCCTTAAAACTTTAAACTTAGAGCGTAACATGGTTGGGGATTCGGGAGCAGGAGATTTAGCTTCGAATACAACGCTTACAAGCTTAAATTTAGGAGGAAATTTTTTAAGTGATAGTGGGTTAAATGTTTTCTCTTTAAATACCACTCTTACTTCATTGGACTTAGATTCTAACAATATAAGGTTTATAGATGTCGATAGGTTTCCTTTTAATACGACTCTTACCTTTTTAAACCTGTCTCGCAATAAAATAGGAGCTGAAGGGGCAAAATTGTTAGCTTCTAGTAATGCATTAAAGAGTCTGTATTTGTGGGGAAATAAGATAGAGGATGAAGGAGCTCGTTCTTTTTCCGAAAATATTACTCTTACTTTTTTAGACCTAAACGCTAACGATATAAATTTTAAAGGAGCTCAATGGTTATCTTTGAATACCACCCTTACTTCTTTAATCTTAAAAAATAATAAAGTAGGTGATCTGGGTGCTCGTACTTTAGCTCTCAATACAACACTTAGGCATTTAGATTTAAGTGATAGTAAAGTAACACAAGAAGGAGCTACTTGCTTTTCTGAGAATACAACACTTACCTTTTTAGATTTAAGCCGTAACCCCATAGGAAATTTAGGAGCACAAGGACTAGCCTTAAACACTACCCTCATTTCCTTAAATTTATGGAAATGTGATATAAGCAATAAAGGAGCGATAGCCTTGGCTCAAAATACAACACTTAAGTCATTAAATCTAAATAATAACAATGTAGATGATCAAGGTGCGGTACATTTGGCAAAAAATACAACGTTAACTTCCTTAGATTTGTGGGAGAATAACTTAAGCGCTAGGATTGCAAAACCTTTCTCTTTAAATATAGCACTTCAATCTTTGACCTTATGTAACAATTATTTAGAAAATGAGGGCGCAAAAATACTAGCTCAAAATTCCACCCTTACAACCTTAAATTTATACGGTAATAATATAAGTGATGAAGGAGCAGAAGCTTTTATCCAAAATAATACTCTTACTTCTCTAGATTTAAGGGGAAGAAAATTAGGAGAGACAGTTATTGAGGCTCTCCAAAAGAAGATAAATTTAAAAGAAATGAAATATGGATTTTAACTGGCCCTGATGTTACCGTCCTAAATGTCAATAGATTGGGTGTCTTACGACTGTAAATTCTTAAGCATAGAATTGAAAATTCTCATCAATCAACGTGGCAGCAAGAGTGAAAGATGTGCCGCTTCAAATAAAGCCAAACCTCAAATTGCAGTTAGTCGAGTAATCAGGCGGAGATTACTCTCAAACTGTACTCAAACCTTATCTGCTCTATTGTATATTATTTAACATAATCTTTACTATAATATTAAAATATTTTTATAATGTTGCGCTTTACCTTACTTTTCTAGAAATCCACGAAGACTTATAAAATTTCTTTTCTAGGTATAATATTTATAGTAATTTGGAATTGTATATTCCAATTTTCAAGGTAACAAATGGATAGATCGTTTTTTAATAACCAAATTGATTTTCAATTCAAAATCCATTCAGTATGTGGGCTATTGGGGCCACGACAAGTGGGTAAAACAACTTTGGCCAAGAAATATTCTCAGCACTATTCTAAAGTTCATTTTTTCGATTTGGAAAACCCTATAGATTTAGCACGTCTAGAAAACCCTATGCTAACCCTCACTAGTTTGCAAAGTGATCTAATTATTATAGATGAAATTCAAAGACGGCCAGAACTATTCCCAATATTAAGAGTCCTCGTTGATGAAAAACCAAGAAAATTTTTGATTCTAGGGAGCGCTTCACGTGACTTACTACAGCAATCCTCTGAAACTTTAGCAGGTCGCATTGGATATATAGAACTTCCCCCTTTCTCCATCTCAGAAACTAAAGAAGAGAAAAAATTATGGTTACGAGGTGGATTTCCTCGTTCTTACTTAGCCTCCTCTGATGAACAAAGCTATGCATGGCGCCAATCATACATTACAACCTTTCTAGAAAGAGATATTCCAAACCTCGGATTTAATATTCCTCCCATATTAATGAGAAAGTTATGGATGATGTTAGCCCATTATCATGGTCAAATTCTTAATGCTTCAGAAATTGGAAAATCTCTAAGTATATCTCACCATACGGTTAAAAAATACCTCGATATATTATCAGGAACATTTATGATCCGACTCCTTACGCCTTGGTTCGAAAATATAAGCAAGCGCCAAGTTAAATCGCCTAAAATATATCTACGTGATAGTGGCTTATTACATGCCCTTTTTGGTATTCACACTGAAGATCAACTTCAAGTTTATCCAAAACTTGGCGCTTCATGGGAGGGTTTTGCTTTAGAAGAAATTATCAAGGAATATCATGCTTCCTCTGAAGAGTGTTATTTTTGGGCAACTCAAGCAGGAGCAGAGCTTGATTTGATGATAATAAAAGACGGAAAAAGGATAGGATTCGAATTTAAGCACACTGACTTTCCTAAAGTTACTCCTTCAATGCGTATTGCTTTGGAGACCTTAAAGCTGGATCATCTATATGTTATTTTTCCCTATGCGCATAGTAGTTTTCCTTTAGCAGATAAAATAACTGCAAGAGGGCTTAATTATGTTGAAGAACATTAATAGCCTTTTTAAGTTGTTTCAAAAATTGATAAGCTTGGAACTGCTCCTGAAGTTTGGTTTTGATGGAAAATGATGACGTGTATAAAGCAGGAATGCTACTTTTTGAAGAAGCCATAGCTTAATCATATAATATAAAGGCGGCTGGCAGGTATTTTATGTAAACGGTTTAGAAAAACCCTCTTGCTAGGGTTCCGTTGCAAATTTTTGAGGAGTTGGTAATTTAAGGAAAACCAAGCTTAGATATGAGACGTATGATGAAGCCTAAAGAGTTTAGATATCGCCATTTTCTGCCTGAAGTTATCTTGCAATGCCTACGTTGGTATTTACGTTATCCCCTTAGTTACCGTCAATTAGCAGAAATGATCAGTGAAAGAGGTATAAAGGTTGACCATACCACAATTTACCGATGGATTCAGCATTACGCTCCCGAATTTGAGAAAAGAATACGCTGGTATGCTCGCCCTTCAGCTTGGTCTTTAAGGGTGGATGAAACTTATATTAAAGTTAAAGGCCAATGGAAGTACCTCTATAGAGCAGTCGATAAATATGGGCGTACCGTTGATTTTATGCTGGCTCATACTCGGGATCTGGCAGCTGCTAAGCGATTCTTTAAGAAAATGCTGAAGCAATGTAAACATATGCCTTCATCTATTACTACTGATAAGGGTTCCGTTGCAAATTTTTGAGGAGTTGGTAATTTAAGGAAAACCAAGCTTAGATATGAGACGTATGATGAAGCCTAAAGAGTTTAGATATCGCCATTTTCTGCCTGAAGTTATCTTGCAATGCCTACGTTGGTATTTACGTTATCCCCTTAGTTACCGTCAATTAGCAGAAATGATCAGTGAAAGAGGTATAAAGGTTGACCATACCACAATTTACCGATGGATTCAGCATTACGCTCCCGAATTTGAGAAAAGAATACGCTGGTATGCTCGCCCTTCAGCTTGGTCTTTAAGGGTGGATGAAACTTATATTAAAGTTAAAGGCCAATGGAAGTACCTCTATAGAGCAGTCGATAAATATGGGCGTACCGTTGATTTTATGCTGGCTCATACTCGGGATCTGGCAGCTGCTAAGCGATTCTTTAAGAAAATGCTGAAGCAATGTAAACATATGCCTTCATCTATTACTACTGATAAGCATTCTTCTTATCCTGCAGCTATAGGAGAATTAAAGAAGGAAGGCATCTTAGATCAGCGCATAAAACATAGGCAAATCAAATATCTCAACAACATTCTCGAACAGGATCATCGACGCATCAAACGCCGTATCCGGCCTATGTTAGGGTTCCAATCGTTTAAGACTGCTAATCGAACCCTCAAGGGGATTGAAGCCATGGCCATGATGCTTAAAGAGCAAACAATTTATTTGACAAAAAGCTTCCAAGATCAGGTTCAGTTTTTCAATCGACTTTTCAATGTTTACGCCTAAATTGCGTCCACGTTATCCCACCTTGCAGCCTTAGCTCGCCCTGATCCCAAATTTGCAACGGAACCGCTTAATCTTCTTGATTCGTCTAAAAGTTGCGAAGGACATTCAGAGTCATGACAAAACAGGTAAAACCGACACTAGCAAAACCTGATATATCCGGAGGTCGTAGTTTGACCGAGAAGCCGAAGAGGAGCCAGTGTGCGGAACTTCATGAGGGCACGAGTCAATTGATAAAATACTCAATGAGATGCCGTATATACGAGAGCAATTTACCGATTTGTTTGATGAGAATAATTTCCTTCACAAAAAGGACGGAACCATATACGGATATATGACTGCAATATTCTTTTTACGTCTGACAATTTTTATCTTGCAATACGGAGCGGTCCATATATGACGGCACCCTTGTAGGCGTTGCCCCAATGGCCAGAGAAAGTGGTCAATTTAAAGGGCGCCGCCTAATTACAGGGGATCGAACATCTGTAAGATGTGTTCTTTATATGGCAACTATGATAGATTTGCAATATAATCCTCCCATCAAAGTCTTTTACCATAATTTAAAAACGAAAGGGAAACCAACAAAGGTTGCCATTACGGCGTC is a genomic window of Candidatus Paracaedibacter acanthamoebae containing:
- a CDS encoding IS6 family transposase; the protein is MMKPKEFRYRHFLPEVILQCLRWYLRYPLSYRQLAEMISERGIKVDHTTIYRWIQHYAPEFEKRIRWYARPSAWSLRVDETYIKVKGQWKYLYRAVDKYGRTVDFMLAHTRDLAAAKRFFKKMLKQCKHMPSSITTDKHSSYPAAIGELKKEGILDQRIKHRQIKYLNNILEQDHRRIKRRIRPMLGFQSFKTANRTLKGIEAMAMMLKEQTIYLTKSFQDQVQFFNRLFNVYA
- a CDS encoding ATP-binding protein, with the protein product MDRSFFNNQIDFQFKIHSVCGLLGPRQVGKTTLAKKYSQHYSKVHFFDLENPIDLARLENPMLTLTSLQSDLIIIDEIQRRPELFPILRVLVDEKPRKFLILGSASRDLLQQSSETLAGRIGYIELPPFSISETKEEKKLWLRGGFPRSYLASSDEQSYAWRQSYITTFLERDIPNLGFNIPPILMRKLWMMLAHYHGQILNASEIGKSLSISHHTVKKYLDILSGTFMIRLLTPWFENISKRQVKSPKIYLRDSGLLHALFGIHTEDQLQVYPKLGASWEGFALEEIIKEYHASSEECYFWATQAGAELDLMIIKDGKRIGFEFKHTDFPKVTPSMRIALETLKLDHLYVIFPYAHSSFPLADKITARGLNYVEEH
- a CDS encoding transposase, with the protein product MYDGTLVGVAPMARESGQFKGRRLITGDRTSVRCVLYMATMIDLQYNPPIKVFYHNLKTKGKPTKVAITASIKK